Proteins encoded in a region of the Pseudomonas viciae genome:
- a CDS encoding phosphate ABC transporter substrate-binding protein PstS yields the protein MKLKRLMAAMTFVAAGVATANAVAAVDPAIPSYTKTTGVSGNLSSVGSDTLANLMTLWAEHYKKEYPNVNIQIQAAGSSTAPPALTEGTANLGPMSRKMKDNELQAFETKYGYKPTAIPVAVDALAVFVHKDNPIKHLTMEQVDAIFSSTRLCGGKTDVKTWGDLGVTGDLANKPVQLFGRNSVSGTYGYFKEEALCKGDYKPNVNEQPGSASVVQSISSSLNGVGYSGIGYKTASVKTVALAKKGSTEFVEDTEENALNGKYPLSRFLYVYVNKAPNKPLAPLEAEFVKLILSKQGQEVVVKDGYIPLPAKVAAKALADLGLSEGGNVAKK from the coding sequence ATGAAACTGAAGCGTTTGATGGCGGCAATGACTTTTGTCGCTGCTGGCGTTGCGACTGCCAACGCGGTTGCCGCTGTTGACCCTGCGATCCCGAGCTACACCAAGACCACTGGTGTGTCGGGCAACCTGTCCAGCGTCGGCTCCGATACCCTGGCCAACCTGATGACCTTGTGGGCTGAGCACTACAAGAAAGAATACCCGAACGTAAACATCCAGATTCAAGCTGCCGGTTCCTCCACCGCGCCGCCCGCACTCACCGAAGGCACTGCCAACCTGGGCCCGATGAGCCGCAAGATGAAGGACAACGAGCTGCAGGCTTTCGAAACCAAGTACGGTTACAAGCCTACCGCCATCCCGGTTGCCGTGGACGCCCTGGCTGTATTCGTACACAAGGACAACCCGATCAAGCACCTGACCATGGAACAGGTCGACGCGATTTTCTCGTCCACTCGTCTGTGCGGCGGTAAAACCGACGTGAAAACCTGGGGTGACCTGGGCGTGACCGGCGACCTGGCCAACAAGCCGGTTCAACTGTTCGGTCGTAACTCGGTATCCGGTACCTACGGCTACTTCAAGGAAGAAGCCCTGTGCAAAGGCGACTACAAGCCAAACGTCAACGAACAACCAGGCTCGGCTTCGGTCGTGCAGTCGATCAGCTCTTCGCTGAACGGCGTCGGTTACTCGGGCATCGGCTACAAGACCGCCAGCGTGAAGACCGTGGCCCTGGCCAAGAAAGGCAGCACTGAGTTCGTTGAAGACACCGAAGAAAACGCCCTGAACGGCAAGTACCCGCTGTCGCGCTTCCTCTACGTTTACGTCAACAAGGCGCCGAACAAGCCTCTGGCTCCGCTGGAAGCTGAGTTCGTGAAGCTGATCCTGTCCAAGCAAGGCCAGGAAGTTGTGGTCAAGGACGGCTACATCCCGCTGCCAGCCAAAGTAGCCGCCAAGGCACTGGCTGACCTGGGTCTGTCGGAAGGCGGCAACGTCGCCAAGAAGTAA
- a CDS encoding MFS transporter — MTTAPSSTATPAQPARPLTRNDYKTLSLSALGGALEFYDFIIFVFFATVVGKLFFPAEMPEWLRLMQTFGIFAAGYLARPLGGIIMAHFGDLLGRKKMFTLSIFMMAVPTLIMGLLPTYAQIGMWAPILLLLMRVIQGAAIGGEVPGAWVFVSEHVPARHIGYACGTLTCGLTAGILLGSLVATAINSIYTPVEVADYAWRIPFLLGGVFGLFSVYLRRWLHETPVFAELQLRKALAEEVPLRAVLRDHRGAIAISMLLTWLLSAGIIVIILMTPTVLQTVYHFSPTTALQANSLAIVFLSFGCIGSGVLADRFGAGRVFVFGSTLLLITSWTFYHCLFDHPEWLFPLYALSGLLVGTIGAVPYVMVKAFPAVVRFSGLSFSYNLAYAIFGGLTPMIVTLLLKESPLGPAYYVAVICGIGIAVGAYLWKKGR; from the coding sequence ATGACCACTGCGCCTTCGAGCACAGCGACACCTGCACAACCCGCTCGTCCGTTGACCCGCAACGATTACAAGACCTTATCGCTTTCTGCCTTGGGCGGTGCGCTGGAGTTCTACGATTTCATCATTTTCGTGTTCTTTGCCACCGTGGTCGGCAAATTGTTTTTCCCCGCGGAAATGCCCGAATGGCTGCGCTTGATGCAGACGTTCGGCATTTTTGCCGCCGGTTACCTGGCCCGGCCGCTGGGCGGGATCATCATGGCCCACTTCGGCGACCTGCTGGGGCGCAAGAAAATGTTCACCCTGAGCATTTTCATGATGGCCGTGCCGACCCTGATCATGGGCCTGCTGCCGACCTACGCGCAGATCGGCATGTGGGCGCCGATCCTGCTGTTGCTGATGCGGGTGATCCAGGGCGCGGCCATTGGCGGCGAAGTGCCGGGGGCCTGGGTATTCGTTTCCGAACATGTTCCGGCGCGCCACATCGGCTATGCCTGCGGCACGTTGACGTGTGGCCTGACGGCGGGAATCCTGTTGGGTTCGCTGGTCGCCACCGCCATCAACAGTATTTATACGCCGGTGGAAGTGGCGGATTACGCCTGGCGGATTCCATTCCTGCTGGGCGGTGTGTTCGGCCTGTTCTCGGTGTACCTGCGCCGCTGGCTGCACGAAACCCCGGTGTTCGCCGAGCTGCAGTTGCGCAAGGCCCTGGCCGAGGAAGTGCCGCTGCGGGCCGTGCTGCGTGATCATCGTGGTGCCATCGCCATTTCGATGCTGCTGACCTGGCTGTTGTCGGCCGGGATCATCGTGATCATCCTGATGACCCCGACCGTGCTGCAGACCGTGTACCACTTCAGCCCGACTACCGCGCTGCAGGCCAACAGCCTGGCAATCGTGTTCCTGAGCTTTGGCTGCATCGGCTCCGGCGTACTGGCCGACCGTTTCGGTGCCGGGCGGGTCTTCGTGTTTGGCAGCACTTTGCTGCTGATTACCTCCTGGACGTTCTACCACTGTCTGTTCGACCACCCCGAGTGGCTATTCCCGCTCTATGCCCTGAGCGGGCTGCTGGTGGGCACCATCGGCGCGGTGCCCTACGTCATGGTCAAGGCGTTCCCGGCCGTGGTGCGCTTCAGCGGCCTGTCGTTCTCCTACAACCTGGCGTACGCGATCTTCGGCGGCTTGACCCCGATGATCGTTACGTTGCTGCTCAAGGAGAGCCCACTGGGACCGGCCTATTACGTGGCGGTGATCTGCGGTATCGGGATTGCGGTGGGTGCTTATCTTTGGAAGAAGGGGCGCTAG
- a CDS encoding acyl-CoA thioesterase, whose product MIELEQEDPIPQGDLALQITALPRETNGFGDIFGGWLVSQMDLAGTAMASKVAGGRVATVAIDRMAFLVPVAVGAQLSFYTQALEIGRSSIQMMVEVWSDDPLSSEWRKVTEAVFVFVAIDGSGRTRSVPPRAR is encoded by the coding sequence ATGATAGAGCTCGAACAAGAAGATCCAATCCCGCAAGGCGACCTGGCCCTGCAAATCACCGCGCTCCCTCGCGAGACCAACGGCTTCGGCGATATTTTCGGCGGCTGGCTGGTGTCCCAGATGGACCTGGCCGGCACCGCAATGGCCAGTAAGGTGGCCGGCGGACGCGTGGCCACCGTCGCGATCGATCGCATGGCGTTCCTGGTACCGGTGGCGGTGGGTGCGCAGCTTTCCTTTTATACCCAGGCGCTGGAAATCGGCCGCAGCTCGATCCAGATGATGGTCGAGGTCTGGAGCGACGACCCGTTGTCCAGCGAATGGCGCAAGGTCACCGAAGCGGTGTTTGTGTTCGTCGCCATCGACGGCAGTGGCCGTACCCGCTCGGTTCCGCCGCGCGCGCGTTAA
- a CDS encoding D-hexose-6-phosphate mutarotase, with translation MPTPHVEAVKLDELNGWRIRHGQAELLVAQQGAHILSYQVDGQPPLIWLNDQATFKTGKSIRAGVPVCWPWFGNLTRNPDSVQAMRVTNDPATAHGLVRAMDWELKGIEAEGERLKVEFVLPYPENGLSGWPHQVDLTLTIVMDEQLHISLTSHNRGSETVSLSQALHSYFAVSDVRNVHVEGVDGLSYIETLDDWNTVTQAGDLHFAGETDRIYLDTPPKLSIVDPQWQRRIELTSSGSRSAVIWNPWTERAKAFSDMADDGWQRMLCIETANVMNDVVTLLPQASHTLGVSIGSKPL, from the coding sequence ATGCCTACGCCCCATGTCGAAGCCGTCAAACTGGATGAACTGAACGGCTGGCGCATCCGCCACGGTCAGGCCGAGTTGCTGGTGGCCCAGCAAGGCGCGCACATCCTCAGCTATCAAGTGGACGGCCAGCCGCCGCTGATCTGGCTCAACGACCAGGCCACGTTCAAGACCGGCAAGAGCATCCGCGCCGGCGTGCCGGTGTGCTGGCCGTGGTTCGGCAACCTGACCCGTAACCCCGACAGCGTTCAGGCCATGCGCGTAACCAACGATCCGGCCACCGCCCACGGCTTGGTGCGGGCGATGGACTGGGAGTTGAAGGGCATCGAAGCCGAAGGCGAACGCCTCAAGGTCGAGTTCGTGCTGCCCTACCCCGAAAACGGTCTCTCAGGCTGGCCGCATCAGGTGGACCTGACGCTGACCATCGTGATGGACGAGCAGTTGCACATCAGCCTCACCAGCCACAACCGCGGCAGCGAAACCGTCAGCCTCAGCCAGGCGCTGCACAGCTATTTCGCCGTGAGCGATGTGCGCAATGTGCACGTCGAAGGGGTGGATGGCTTGAGCTATATCGAGACCCTGGACGACTGGAACACCGTCACCCAGGCCGGCGACCTGCACTTTGCCGGCGAGACCGACCGCATCTATCTCGATACCCCACCGAAGCTGAGCATCGTCGACCCGCAGTGGCAACGACGGATCGAACTGACCAGCAGCGGTTCGCGCTCGGCGGTGATCTGGAACCCCTGGACCGAACGTGCCAAGGCGTTCAGCGACATGGCCGACGATGGCTGGCAGCGCATGCTGTGCATCGAGACGGCGAATGTGATGAACGACGTGGTGACGCTGTTGCCGCAGGCCAGTCATACCCTGGGTGTGAGCATCGGCAGCAAGCCGCTCTAA
- a CDS encoding DUF3299 domain-containing protein, translating into MRRLVLTLLLLGSGLAHAAELPETDWLQLMPKSDQKALEAMPEIDHDSPEANGTFTEKGGLKQSKGLPAVMYSTKTVASMNDKHIRIGGYPVPLESDAKGRSTLFFLVPYPGACIHVPPPPPNQLVLVRYPKGLKLDDIYTPLWVTGTLKIEKVDNDLASAAYALDAEKVRVVQEADL; encoded by the coding sequence ATGCGCCGTCTAGTGTTGACCCTTCTTCTGCTGGGCAGTGGCCTGGCCCACGCCGCCGAGCTGCCGGAAACCGACTGGCTCCAATTGATGCCCAAGTCGGACCAGAAAGCCCTCGAGGCCATGCCCGAGATCGACCACGACTCCCCAGAAGCCAATGGCACCTTCACTGAGAAAGGGGGCCTGAAGCAAAGCAAAGGCTTGCCGGCGGTGATGTATTCGACCAAAACCGTGGCGTCGATGAACGATAAGCACATTCGCATCGGCGGTTACCCGGTGCCCCTGGAAAGCGACGCCAAGGGCCGTAGCACGCTGTTCTTCCTGGTGCCTTACCCAGGCGCCTGCATCCACGTCCCGCCACCGCCGCCTAATCAACTGGTGCTGGTTCGCTATCCCAAGGGCTTGAAGCTGGACGACATCTACACGCCGCTGTGGGTGACCGGCACGCTGAAGATCGAAAAGGTCGACAACGACCTGGCCAGCGCGGCGTATGCGCTGGACGCGGAGAAGGTGCGGGTGGTGCAGGAGGCGGATTTGTAA
- a CDS encoding GlsB/YeaQ/YmgE family stress response membrane protein produces the protein MGIIGTIFIGLIVGLLARFLKPGDDSMGWIMTILLGIGGSLAATYGGQALGIYQAGQGAGFIGALVGAVVLLVIYGLIKRN, from the coding sequence ATGGGAATCATTGGAACCATCTTTATCGGCTTGATCGTAGGCCTGCTGGCGCGCTTCCTGAAACCGGGCGATGACAGCATGGGCTGGATCATGACCATCCTGCTCGGTATTGGCGGTTCGTTGGCAGCCACGTATGGCGGCCAAGCCCTGGGCATCTACCAGGCCGGTCAAGGCGCTGGCTTCATCGGTGCCCTGGTGGGCGCGGTGGTGCTGCTGGTGATCTACGGCCTGATCAAAAGAAACTGA
- a CDS encoding 5-(carboxyamino)imidazole ribonucleotide synthase: MKIGVIGGGQLGRMLALAGTPLGMNFAFLDPAPDACASALGEHLRADYGDQDHLRQLADEVDLVTFEFESVPAETVAFLSQFVPVYPSAEALRIARDRWFEKNMFKDLGIPTPAFADIQSQADLDAAVASIGLPAVLKTRTLGYDGKGQKVLRSPEDVVGTFAELGSVACLLEGFVPFTGEVSLIAVRARDGEIRYYPLVHNTHKDGILKLSVASTDHPLQALAEDYSSRVLKQLDYVGVMAFEFFEVDGGLKANEIAPRVHNSGHWTTEGAECSQFENHLRAVAGLPLGSTAKVGESAMLNFIGKVPDSEKVLAIADCHLHHYGKAFKAGRKVGHANLRCADRATLAQQIIKVETLIAEQ, translated from the coding sequence ATGAAGATCGGTGTAATCGGTGGCGGCCAGTTGGGTCGCATGTTGGCCCTGGCGGGTACGCCGCTGGGGATGAACTTCGCTTTCCTGGACCCGGCGCCGGACGCCTGCGCCAGCGCGCTGGGTGAACACCTGCGAGCCGACTACGGCGACCAGGATCACCTGCGTCAGTTGGCCGATGAAGTGGACCTGGTGACCTTCGAGTTCGAAAGCGTCCCGGCCGAAACCGTTGCATTCCTGTCCCAGTTCGTCCCGGTCTACCCAAGCGCCGAAGCCTTGCGCATCGCCCGTGACCGCTGGTTCGAAAAGAACATGTTCAAGGACCTGGGCATCCCCACGCCGGCCTTCGCCGACATTCAGTCCCAGGCCGACCTGGACGCAGCCGTTGCGTCCATTGGCCTGCCGGCCGTGCTCAAGACCCGTACCCTGGGATACGACGGCAAGGGCCAGAAAGTCTTGCGCAGCCCTGAAGACGTGGTCGGCACGTTTGCCGAACTCGGCAGCGTGGCCTGCCTGCTGGAGGGCTTCGTGCCGTTCACTGGGGAAGTCTCGCTGATTGCCGTACGGGCCCGCGACGGTGAAATCCGTTACTACCCGCTGGTGCACAACACCCACAAGGACGGCATCCTCAAGCTGTCCGTCGCCAGCACCGACCATCCGTTGCAGGCCCTGGCCGAAGATTACTCCAGCCGGGTGCTCAAGCAACTCGACTATGTCGGCGTGATGGCCTTCGAGTTCTTTGAAGTGGACGGCGGCCTCAAGGCCAACGAAATCGCGCCTCGGGTCCACAACTCCGGGCACTGGACCACCGAAGGCGCCGAGTGCAGCCAGTTCGAAAACCACCTGCGGGCGGTGGCCGGGTTGCCGCTGGGCTCGACCGCGAAGGTCGGCGAGAGCGCGATGCTCAACTTCATTGGCAAGGTGCCGGACAGCGAGAAAGTCCTGGCGATTGCCGATTGCCACCTGCATCACTATGGCAAGGCATTCAAGGCCGGGCGCAAGGTCGGCCACGCCAACCTGCGCTGCGCTGATCGGGCGACGCTGGCCCAGCAGATCATCAAGGTCGAGACGCTGATCGCCGAGCAATAA
- the purE gene encoding 5-(carboxyamino)imidazole ribonucleotide mutase, with protein sequence MSALVGVIMGSKSDWSTLSHTADMLEKLGIPYEVKVVSAHRTPDLLFQYAEEAESRGIEVIIAGAGGAAHLPGMCAAKTHLPVLGVPVQSSMLSGVDSLLSIVQMPAGIPVATLAIGKAGAINAALLSASILGAKHPQFHTVLKKFRAEQTDSVLDNPDPRIA encoded by the coding sequence ATGAGTGCACTGGTTGGCGTGATCATGGGCTCCAAGTCCGATTGGTCCACCCTTAGCCACACCGCCGATATGCTGGAAAAGCTCGGCATCCCTTACGAGGTGAAAGTGGTTTCCGCCCACCGCACCCCGGACCTGCTGTTCCAGTACGCCGAAGAGGCTGAGTCCCGTGGCATCGAGGTGATCATCGCCGGTGCCGGTGGCGCGGCCCACTTGCCTGGCATGTGTGCGGCCAAGACCCACCTGCCGGTGCTGGGCGTGCCGGTGCAGTCGTCGATGCTCTCGGGCGTCGATTCGCTGCTGTCGATCGTGCAGATGCCGGCCGGTATTCCGGTCGCGACCCTGGCCATCGGCAAGGCCGGTGCGATCAACGCGGCCTTGCTCTCGGCGAGCATCCTGGGCGCCAAGCATCCACAATTTCATACCGTGCTGAAAAAGTTCCGCGCTGAGCAGACAGACAGCGTCCTGGACAATCCAGACCCACGCATTGCCTGA